Proteins co-encoded in one Aspergillus luchuensis IFO 4308 DNA, chromosome 6, nearly complete sequence genomic window:
- a CDS encoding uncharacterized protein (COG:S;~EggNog:ENOG410PQQ7;~InterPro:IPR018788;~PFAM:PF10178) — translation MDSEPFDINQLQDLNLPYPAVTKQVVGDVKGIQTNVTLIKFSDRILITISQKGRLGHWLHVPLENKNPGTEGFHTIPEPAEDSLLPIGNLTATSLLGGRAPGHEVVGQLYARQIASAIVTKTPNERRMLVLGLGLETADADRDVFFAVIDLVLQCI, via the exons ATGGATAGTGAACCTTTTGACATCAACCAACTTCAGGATCTAAACCTGCCCTACCCCGCAGTCACGAAGCAGGTTGTTGGGGATGTCAAGGGTATCCAGACAAATGTCACCTTGATCAAATTCAGTGATAGGATTCTAATCACCATTTCGCAGAAAGGCCGACTAGGACATTGG CTGCACGTGCCACTTGAGAACAAAAACCCAGGAACAGAGGGCTTTCACACCATCCCCGAGCCTGCGGAGGACAGTCTTCTTCCTATTGGCAATCTGACTGCCACGTCACTCCTCGGAGGCCGGGCTCCTGGACATGAAGTAGTTGGTCAGCTTTATGCTCGTCAAATCGCCAGTGCCATTGTCACCAAGACGCCCAATGAGAGACGCATGCTCGTTTTGGGGCTTGGGCTTGAAACTGCTGACGCGGATCGAGATGTTTTCTTTGCCGTCATTGACCTCGTGCTGCAATGCATCTAA
- a CDS encoding uncharacterized protein (COG:S;~EggNog:ENOG410Q1VI) encodes MTPAIVVVRFVKPLYDKESGAVSDFEEHDKQPKYREVADEQIIKMLKVARFDTQPMSKCLLYRLPLEVRLRIWECLFPHNWSAVELEEFAQTTTGLAILLTSHQIFHEALLVFFYSLAYSRLVLKEYGGSTAHYLKSVPLKLDRCIYKRRGFICLDIECDEEREFGSLVLSLGDKIHETAVRRRWGFALFITTLRMEGPLRVHDLTVAVTENWKIPGFDENDLVQALFSGAFTVLGRLKFVGFTRMERRRLTNLILARQDPCVQLMRRRDDAEDIVG; translated from the exons ATGACCCCAGCAATCGTGG TAGTTCGTTTTGTCAAGCCCTTGTACGACAAAGAATCGGGGGCTGTTAGTGATTTCGAAGAACATGACAAGCAGCCAAAGTACCGTGAGGTAGCCGATGAACAGATCATTAAGATGCTTAAAGTAGCCCGGTTTGACACACAGCCAATGTCGAAGTGTCTCCTGTACCGTCTCCCCTTGGAAGTCAGACTAAGAATATGGGAATGCCTGTTCCCGCACAACTGGAGTGccgtggagctggaggaattCGCACAGACGACAACGGGCCTCGCTATCCTCCTGACCTCTCATCAGATCTTCCATGAAGCCTTGctggtcttcttctattCGCTTGCATACAGCAGGCTTGTCCTCAAGGAGTATGGAGGCTCTACTGCGCATTACCTCAAAAGTGTCCCCTTGAAGTTGGATCGATGCATTTATAAGCGTAGAGGATTCATTTGTCTCGATATAGAATGCGACGAAGAAAGAGAGTTTGGATCGCTTGTGCTTTCACTTGGTGACAAGATCCATGAGACGGCAGTTCGACGTCGCTGGGGTTTCGCGCTCTTCATTACCACATTGAGAATGGAGGGGCCCTTGCGTGTCCATGATCTGACCGTCGCTGTCACTGAAAATTGGAAAATTCCCGGATTTGACGAGAACGATTTGGTCCAGGCTCTGTTCAGTGGGGCCTTCACGGTCCTTGGAAGACTGAAATTCGTGGGCTTCACTAGAATGGAGCGAAGACGTCTCACCAACCTAATACTCGCGAGGCAGGACCCGTGCGTACAGCTCATGCGACGTAGGGATGATGCTGAGGATATAGTTGGGTAA
- a CDS encoding uncharacterized protein (COG:S;~EggNog:ENOG410PFY1;~InterPro:IPR010347,IPR027415,IPR003903;~PFAM:PF06087,PF02809;~go_component: GO:0005634 - nucleus [Evidence IEA];~go_function: GO:0008081 - phosphoric diester hydrolase activity [Evidence IEA];~go_process: GO:0006281 - DNA repair [Evidence IEA]), which yields MAPHEGERQFETFDLDSEPDQRRSSERQVVDLTAESDSDDVIPIFPKSRSVIGSDTDDEAGDDDQYDEDLKRAIALSLQDAQGRSQNASSYPQTSGSEKGEPQGTDSPSVKEVEEKTNGPEPAKPMGIFGLDRKQMEQERLARLAKRKAEDTSSIDLRETKHSKIDLALKPTVQPTVATKGTIMSASQPTSSRSIPSTSPSVQYPEGIVKKTWAFGCPRQGDDIKIEEVLQKSDLELAVLSSFMWEMDWLFSKFNVESTRFIMVMQAEDEATKRQYESETATMRNLRLCFPPMGGQVVCMHSKLMLLFHPVYLRLVVPTANLTPFDWGEMNGVMENSVFLIDLPKKNGAEKPTTHFYEDLVHFLKASTLHENVIAKLDSFDFSKTSKYAFVHTIGGSHTDTAWRRTGYCGLGRAVERMNLRTSVPLNIDFIASSVGAITDQFLRSLYLASQGDDGLTEFTIRYAKSFPVPRRDDPSKLLKKDTGTEWKDRFRLYFPSQNTIATSKGGPRCAGTICFQSRWYNGENFPRHILRDCGSQRKGLLMHNKILYVRPDEPIPLSESTQCRAWAYIGSANLSESAWGRLVQDRSKKSPKLNCRNWECGVIVPVIEDKTDTPEVKNKMISEDKDKGKGKASESTSSSSSSTNNDDDGRNLPAIFGDTVPVPMRVPGARYSGGKKPWFFAESQS from the exons ATGGCTCCACATGAAGGGGAACGCCAGTTTGAGACATTTGATCTAGACTCTGAACCCGATCAGCGTCGCAGCTCCGAGAGACAGGTTGTTGATCTCACAGCGGAGTCCGACTCAGATGACGTTATACCCATCTTTCCGAAGTCGCGGTCCGTAATAGGATCTGACACGGATGATGAGgcgggtgatgatgatcaatATGATGAAGACCTAAAGAGAGCTATCGCGCTCTCGTTGCAAGACGCTCAAGGAAGATCGCAAAACGCCTCTAGTTATCCACAAACTAGCGGCTCTGAGAAAGGGGAGCCCCAAGGCACTGATTCTCCCTCAGTAAAAgaggtcgaagagaagacaAACGGCCCAGAACCTGCTAAACCCATGGGTATCTTTGGTCTCGATCGCAAGCAGATGGAGCAAGAGCGTCTCGCACGACTTGCTAAGAGAAAGGCCGAGGATACTAGCTCCATTGATCTTCGTGAGACTAAGCACTCGAAGATCGACTTAGCTCTAAAGCCCACTGTCCAACCCACTGTGGCCACTAAAGGTACGATTATGTCTGCATCACAGCCTACAAGCTCTAGGTCGATCCCATCTACTTCACCGTCGGTTCAATACCCAGAGGGTATTGTCAAAAAGACATGGGCCTTTGGATGTCCCCGGCAAGGGGACGATATCAAGATTGAAGAGGTCTTGCAGAAGTCTGATCTGGAGCTTGCTGTCTTGAGCTCATTCATGTGGGAGATGGATTGGCTGTTCAGTAAATTTAATGTTGAGAGTACTCGTTTCATTATGGTCATGcaggcggaggatgaggctaCA AAACGTCAGTACGAATCAGAGACGGCTACCATGCGGAACTTGCGGTTATGCTTCCCACCAATGGGTGGGCAGGTCGTTTGCATGCACTCAAAGTTGATGCTGCTCTTCCACCCTGTATATCTTCGCCTCGTGGTACCGACAGCTAATCTAACCCCATTTGACTGGGGTGAGATGAACGGAGTCATGGAGAAC AGCGTCTTTCTTATTGACTTACCGAAAAAGAATGGCGCCGAGAAGCCAACAACCCATTTCTACGAAGATCTGGTTCATTTCCTCAAAGCCAGTACTCTTCATGAGAACGTCATCGCTAAGCTTGACAGCTTTGACTTTAGCAAAACATCGAAATATGCCTTTGTTCACACCAT CGGTGGCTCTCACACAGATACTGCATGGAGACGAACAGGCTACTGCGGCCTAGGTCGTGCAGTGGAAAGAATGAACCTTCGTACATCCGTACCACTGAACATCGACTTCATC GCTTCCTCTGTCGGCGCTATAACAGACCAATTCCTCCGCTCCTTGTACCTCGCTTCACAAG GCGACGACGGCCTTACCGAATTCACAATCCGCTACGCCAAATCATTTCCTGTCCCCCGACGCGACGATCCCTCCAAACTCCTCAAGAAAGACACAGGCACCGAATGGAAAGACCGATTCCGTCTCTACTTTCCTTCCCAGAACACCATCGCAACTTCAAAAGGTGGTCCTCGCTGCGCAGGCACCATCTGCTTCCAATCAAGATGGTATAACGGAGAAAATTTCCCACGCCATATACTTCGAGACTGTGGAAGTCAAAGAAAAGGCTTGTTAATGCATAACAAG ATCCTCTACGTCCGCCCCGACGAACCCATCCCTCTATCAGAATCAACCCAATGCCGCGCATGGGCATACATCGGAAGTGCCAATCTATCCGAAAGTGCCTG GGGCCGCCTCGTCCAAGACCGCTCAAAAAAATCCCCCAAGCTGAACTGCCGAAACTGGGAATGCGGCGTAATAGTCCCCGTTATCGAAGACAAGACGGATACCCCAGAGGTCAAGAATAAGATGATATCCGAAGATAAAGATAAAGGTAAAGGCAAAGCCTCTGaatcaacttcatcatcttcatcgtcaaccAATAATGATGACGACGGGAGAAACCTCCCCGCTATATTTGGGGATACAGTTCCGGTTCCGATGCGGGTGCCGGGGGCGAGGTATagtggggggaagaagccgTGGTTTTTTGCGGAGAGTCAGAGTTGA
- the atrF gene encoding ABC drug exporter AtrF (COG:Q;~EggNog:ENOG410QDR5;~InterPro:IPR034001,IPR017871,IPR027417,IPR003593, IPR010929,IPR029481,IPR003439,IPR013525,IPR034003;~PFAM:PF01061,PF00005,PF06422,PF14510;~TransMembrane:14 (i548-568o580-602i623-646o658-677i689-708o800-833i1213-1234o1246-1263i1283-1311o1323-1342i1354-1373o1385-1405i1478-1498o1504-1523i);~go_component: GO:0016020 - membrane [Evidence IEA];~go_component: GO:0016021 - integral component of membrane [Evidence IEA];~go_function: GO:0005524 - ATP binding [Evidence IEA];~go_function: GO:0016887 - ATPase activity [Evidence IEA];~go_function: GO:0042626 - ATPase-coupled transmembrane transporter activity [Evidence IEA];~go_process: GO:0055085 - transmembrane transport [Evidence IEA]) gives MADEHRQPDALQNVPTITQEHSYAQESSHVIASDQTVTSQSTSETDLSADGRWGEQEEEPVSRRGAMEDFEEMRKELTRLSLHQTRSATREAQRLRSRASQARDEEKAMEEDDDDLSGTTDSGYGGFDLSEFLMGGHLERRTTAGEPAKKVGVVFKDVTVKGVETGASFVRTLPDAVIGTFGPDLYNIICRFAPKLRFGRKPPVRDLLHEFTGAVREGEMMLVLGRPGAGCSTFLKTIANDREAFAGVEGEISYGGMSAEEQHKHFRGEVNYNQEDDQHFPNLTVWQTLKFSLINKTKKHDKESIPIIIDALLKMFGISHTKNTVVGNEYVRGVSGGERKRVSIAETLATKSSVVCWDNSTRGLDASTALDYAKSLRIMTDISKRTTFVTLYQAGESIYELMDKVLVIDQGRMLYQGPANEARQYFVNLGFYCPEQSTTADFLTSLCDPNARQFQPGREASTPKTAEELESVFRQSSAYQRILDDVSGYEKQLQDTNQESTRRFQKSVAESKSKTVSKKSPYTVSLVRQVAACVRREFWLLWGDKTSLYTKYFIILSNGLIVSSLFYGESLDTSGAFSRGGALFFSILFLGWLQLTELMPAVSGRGIVARHKDYAFYRPSAVSIARVVVDFPAIFCMVVPFTIIVYFMSGLDVTASKFWIYFLFVYTTTFCITSMYRMFAALSPSIDDAVRFSGIALNVLILFVGYVIPKQSLIDGSIWFGWLFYVNPLSYSYEAVLSNEFAGRLMDCASSMLVPQGSDLDPRYQGCSLTGSQLGQTQVSGTNYIETAYQFTRHHMWRNFGVVIAFTVLYILVTVFAAEFLSFVGGGGGALVFKRSKRAKQLTAQSGKGSDEEKTQGAGVQAQSNSNSDSFNRISSSDRVFTWSNVEYTVPYGNGTRKLLNGVNGYAKPGLMIALMGASGAGKTTLLNTLAQRQKMGVVTGDMLVDGHPLGTDFQRGTGFCEQMDLHDNTATIREALEFSALLRQDRNTPDEEKLAYVNQIIDLLELEEIQDAIIGSLNVEQKKRVTIGVELAAKPSLLLFLDEPTSGLDSQAAFSIVRFLKKLSQAGQAIVCTIHQPSSMLIQQFDMILALNPGGNTFYFGPVGHEGRDVIKYFADRGVVCPPSKNVAEFILETAAKATKKDGKSFDWNEEWRNSEQNRKILDEIKTIREERSKIPLDEQGVPYEFAAPVTTQTYLLMMRLFRQYWRDPSYYYGKLFVSVIIGIFNGFTFWMLGNSISSMQDRMFSIFLIILLPPIVLNSLVPKFYINRALWEAREYPSRIYGWIAFCTANIICEIPMAIISGLIYWLLWYYPAGFPTDSSNAGYVFLMSVLFFLFQASWGQWICAFAPSFTVISNTLPFFFVMTGLFNGVVRPYSAYPVFWKYWMYYVNPVTWWLRGVISSVFPTVDIECASSETTHFNPPPGQTCSQYASDWVSSAGVGYLSNPNATSDCQYCPYANGSQYMHTLNVHDGDKWRCFGIFLAYVIINWFLVYFMIYCVRVRGWSFGLGYVFAALGMLFGSIKKLFVRSPKA, from the exons atggctgacGAACATCGTCAGCCGGACGCATTGCAAAATGTCCCGACTATCACCCAGGAGCATTCCTACGCCCAAGAAAGCTCCCACGTTATCGCTTCCGACCAAACCGTGACCTCCCAGTCGACTAGCGAGACCGACCTATCCGCTGATGGCCGTTGGGGagaacaggaagaggagcctgTCTCCCGTCGCGGCGCCATGGAGGATTTCGAGGAAATGCGCAAGGAATTGACCCGCCTCAGTTTGCACCAAACCCGTTCCGCTACTCGAGAAGCTCAGCGACTGCGCTCGCGCGCAAGCCAGGCGcgcgatgaggagaaggctatggaagaagacgacgacgacttgTCCGGCACCACGGACAGCGGTTATGGCGGTTTCGACCTCAGCGAGTTCTTGATGGGCGGCCACCTCGAACGCCGGACGACCGCAGGCGAACCCGCCAAGAAGGTGGGCGTGGTGTTCAAGGACGTCACCGTGAAGGGTGTCGAGACGGGTGCGTCTTTTGTTCGTACCCTTCCGGACGCCGTCATCGGTACCTTTGGACCCGATCTCTACAACATTATCTGCAGGTTCGCCCCCAAACTCCGCTTTGGTCGCAAGCCCCCCGTGAGAGACTTGCTTCACGAATTCACTGGTGCTGTGCGGGAAGGTgagatgatgctggtgctggGAAGACCTGGTGCCGGTTGCTCCACCTTCCTCAAGACCATCGCCAATGACCGAGAAGCCTTCGCCGGCGTCGAGGGTGAGATCAGCTACGGCGGTATGTCCGCGGAGGAGCAGCACAAGCACTTCCGTGGTGAGGTCAACTACAACCAGGAAGATGACCAGCACTTCCCCAACCTCACGGTTTGGCAGACCCTCAAGTTTTCTCTCATTAACAAGACCAAGAAGCACGACAAGGAGAGTATCCCGATCATCATTGATGCTTTGTTGAAGATGTTCGGTATCTCGCACACCAAGAACACCGTGGTCGGCAACGAGTATGTCCGCGGTGTGTCCGGTGGAGAGCGAAAGCGTGTCAGTATCGCGGAGACGCTGGCCACTAAATCCTCTGTCGTCTGCTGGGATAACTCCACCAGAGGTCTCGACGCCAGCACCGCCCTGGATTACGCCAAGTCCCTGCGCATCATGACCGACATCAGCAAGCGGACCACGTTTGTCACCCTGTACCAGGCCGGTGAGAGCATTTACGAACTCATGGACAAGGTGCTGGTGATCGACCAGGGACGCATGCTCTACCAGGGTCCCGCCAACGAGGCGAGACAGTACTTTGTGAACCTTGGTTTCTACTGCCCCGAACAGTCGACTACGGCCGATTTCTTGACTTCCCTGTGCGACCCCAACGCCCGTCAATTCCAGCCCGGCCGGGAAGCTTCGACTCCGAAGACCGCGGAAGAGCTCGAGTCCGTGTTCAGACAAAGCAGTGCCTACCAGCGTATCCTGGATGATGTTTCTGGCTATGAGAAGCAGCTTCAGGACACCAACCAGGAGAGCACCCGTCGCTTCCAGAAGTCGGTCGCCGAGTCGAAGAGTAAGACCGTGTCCAAGAAGTCGCCGTACACCGTTTCTCTGGTCCGCCAGGTCGCCGCCTGTGTGCGTCGTGAGTTCTGGCTGCTCTGGGGTGACAAGACCTCGCTCTACACCAAgtactttattattctttctaacGGTTTGATTGTCTCGTCCTTGTTCTATGGTGAATCGTTGGATACCAGCGGCGCCTTCTCTCGTGGTGGTGCTCTGTTCTTCTCGATTCTGTTCCTGGGTTGGTTGCAGTTGACGGAACTGATGCCGGCGGTCAGTGGTCGTGGCATTGTTGCCCGTCACAAGGATTACGCCTTCTACCGTCCGTCAGCCGTTTCCATTGCTCGTGTGGTTGTGGATTTCCCAGCCATCTTCTGCATGGTCGTTCCCTTCACCATTATCGTCTACTTCATGTCCGGACTCGACGTGACCGCTTCCAAGTTCTGGATCTACTTCCTCTTCGTGTACACGACGACATTTTGCATCACGTCCATGTATCGCATGTTCGCTGCGCTCTCGCCATCGATTGACGACGCTGTCCGATTCAGTGGTATCGCGCTTAACGTGTTGATCCTGTTCGTTGGTTATGTCATCCCCAAGCAGTCTCTCATCGATGGTTCGATCTGGTTCGGATGGCTCTTCTACGTCAACCCGTTGTCTTACAGCTATGAAGCCGTTTTGTCCAACGAGTTTGCTGGTCGGCTCATGGACTGCGCCTCATCGATGTTGGTCCCCCAGGGCTCTGACTTGGATCCCAGGTACCAGGGATGCTCTCTCACCGGCTCTCAACTCGGGCAGACGCAGGTCTCGGGTACTAACTACATTGAGACCGCCTACCAGTTCACCCGCCATCACATGTGGCGTAACTTCGGTGTCGTCATTGCCTTCACTGTGCTCTACATCCTGGTGACCGTTTTTGCTGCCGAGTTCCTCTCGTTcgtcggtggtggcggcggggCCTTGGTATTCAAGCGTTCCAAGCGTGCTAAGCAGCTCACGGCGCAGAGCGGCAAGGGAAGTGACGAAGAGAAGACCCAGGGCGCTGGTGTTCAGGCCCAgtccaacagcaacagcgacTCATTCAACCGCATCTCCTCTAGCGACCGCGTCTTCACCTGGTCCAACGTTGAATATACGGTTCCCTACGGCAATGGCACAAGGAAACTTCTCAATGGTGTCAACGGCTATGCTAAACCCGGACTCATGATTGCCCTGATGGGTGCTTCCGGAGCTGGTAAGACTACGCTCCTGAACACTCTGGCTCAGCGTCAGAAAATGGGTGTGGTCACTGGCGACATGCTTGTTGATGGCCATCCTCTGGGCACCGACTTCCAGCGAGGCACCGGCTTCTGTGAGCAGATGGATCTCCACGACAATACCGCTACCATTCGCGAAGCTCTTGAATTTTCCGCGCTGCTCCGTCAGGACAGAAACACTCCGGATGAGGAAAAGCTTGCCTACGTCAACCAGATCATTGACCTTTTGGAACTCGAGGAAATTCAGGATGCCATCATTGGCTCCCTCAACGtcgagcagaagaagcgcgTCACCATCGGTGTCGAGCTGGCTGCCAAGCccagtcttcttcttttcctcgacGAGCCCACTAGCGGTCTGGACAGTCAAGCGGCCTTTTCCATCGTGCGTTTCTTGAAGAAGCTTTCTCAAGCCGGACAGGCTATCGTGTGTACGATCCACCAGCCTTCGTCCATGCTGATTCAACAGTTCGACATGATCTTGGCTCTGAACCCTGGCGGTAACACTTTCTACTTCGGCCCGGTCGGTCATGAAGGACGCGACGTGATCAAGTACTTCGCCGACCGAGGAGTTGTCTGCCCTCCTTCGAAGAACGTCGCCGAGTTCATTCTTGAGACGGCAGCTAAGGCGACCAAGAAGGATGGCAAGAGCTTTGACTGGAACGAGGAATGGAGGAACTCGGAGCAAAACCGAAAGATTCTGGACGAGATCAAGACCATCAGAGAGGAGCGCAGCAAGATCCCGCTTGATGAGCAGGGCGTGCCGTATGAATTCGCTGCTCCTGTTACGACCCAAACCTACCTCCTCATGATGAGACTTTTCAGACAGTACTGGAGAGATCCCTCTTACTACTATGGAAAGCTTTTCGTCAGTGTCATCATTGGTATCTTCAACGGATTT ACCTTCTGGATGCTCGGCAACAGCATCTCTAGCATGCAGGACCGGATgttctcgatcttcttgATTATTCTCCTCCCGCCTATCGTCCTGAACAGTTTGGTCCCCAAGTTCTACATCAATCGGGCACTTTGGGAAGCTCGCGAGTACCCCAGTCGTATCTACGGATGGATCGCATTCTGCACGGCCAACATCATCTGCGAAATCCCGATGGCTATCATCTCCGGACTGATTTACTGGCTGCTGTGGTACTACCCGGCCGGCTTCCCTACGGACTCGAGTAATGCCGGATACGTCTTCCTCATGTCCgtgcttttcttcctgttccaGGCCAGCTGGGGTCAATGGATCTGTGCTTTTGCTCCGTCCTTCACCGTCATTTCCAAT acccttcccttcttcttcgtcatgaCCGGCCTGTTCAACGGTGTCGTCCGTCCTTACTCTGCGTACCCCGTGTTCTGGAAATACTGGATGTACTACGTCAACCCGGTCACCTGGTGGCTCCGCGGTGTCATCTCGAGCGTCTTCCCCACAGTTGACATCGAATGCGCCTCCTCGGAAACCACCCATTTCAACCCTCCCCCCGGCCAAACCTGCTCTCAGTACGCCAGCGACTGGGTGTCGAGTGCCGGCGTCGGCtacctctccaaccccaacgCCACCTCGGATTGCCAGTACTGTCCCTACGCCAACGGCTCCCAGTACATGCACACCCTCAATGTGCACGATGGCGACAAGTGGCGCTGCTTCGGTATCTTCCTCGCCTATGTGATCATTAACTGGTTCTTGGTCTACTTTATGATCTACTGCGTGCGCGTCCGTGGCTGGTCTTTTGGACTTGGCTACGTCTTCGCTGCGCTGGGAATGCTCTTCGGTAGCATTAAGAAGCTGTTTGTGAGATCGCCCAAGGCGTAG
- a CDS encoding uncharacterized protein (COG:S;~EggNog:ENOG410PV1H), translated as MGIRDDRIGGETPSFTMAHPTMAMVTIDRPAAPAPDSSSPLKPAGQAKQPPSDPTATPDPNLVNPRLLVNGACIYERHLPGDAYITAHVQRLQHGFYASPAVSNQDHNHVDFLGITFVFHSPNTLSHRFKAATIRASVQSAREQSSSSNRTRHPRFLMHAPHLLYGAVSPETLQWNYSLSGSLGVSDLPLVASLSPSGGMNGRYKRYEMMRIQGSVRSLRSPRGRAFDVEGGEIVWTLEENNLQRSGLPREFTFAMLISKPRAESRVQFALDIDPVVQCWWSSYPGPLLALPRYKPVRRRPVDFRTEVGQRFEPLTADKGFNFAALESSFDDYVHMPGRKFSSGISPDGGISQDDNEVRRDVTRDWTMIEPLRGVNKIPALLPGKSGLNPNQPIPAIPGFDPGSFTMRLLLDNAHGSSSRYAHVTSEVTNVRNGQRTERRMERRSKGNNK; from the exons ATGGGTATTCGGGATGACCGCATTGGAGGAGAAACACCATCCTTCACCATGGCGCATCCTACAATGGCCATGGTGACAATCGACCGTCCTGCCGCTCCAGCGCCGGACTCTTCGTCCCCCCTGAAGCCAGCCGGCCAAGCTAAGCAACCACCCTCTGACCCAACAGCCACCCCGGACCCCAACCTTGTCAACCCCCGTCTCCTCGTGAATGGCGCTTGTATCTACGAGCGACACCTTCCAGGCGATGCGTACATTACTGCACACGTGCAGCGTCTTCAGCACGGGTTCTACGCCAGCCCCGCCGTGTCCAACCAAGACCACAACCACGTGGACTTCCTCGGGATCACCTTCGTCTTCCACTCGCCCAATACACTCTCCCATCGCTTCAAAGCAGCCACCATTCGGGCCTCTGTTCAGAGCGCAAGGGAGCAGTCATCGTCAAGCAACCGGACCCGCCATCCCCGCTTCCTCATGCATGCCCCGCACCTCCTCTACGGCGCCGTTTCCCCTGAAACCCTACAATGGAACTACAGTCTCAGCGGCTCGCTTGGAGTTTCTGACCTCCCTCTCGTCGCGAGTCTCTCGCCCAGCGGAGGCATGAACGGACGTTATAAGCGGTATGAGATGATGCGGATCCAGGGGTCGGTGCGATCGCTCAGAAGCCCGCGCGGCCGAGCCTTCGACGTTGAGGGCGGCGAGATCGTGTGGACCCTGGAGGAGAACAACTTGCAGCGATCGGGCCTGCCGCGCGAGTTCACCTTCGCCATGCTGATCTCGAAACCCCGCGCGGAGAGCCGAGTTCAGTTTGCGCTGGACATCGATCCAGTCGTCCAATGCTGGTGGTCGAGTTACCCGGGGCCCCTGTTAGCCCTACCGCGATACAAGCCCGTGCGTCGACGGCCGGTGGATTTCCGGACAGAAGTGGGCCAGCGTTTCGAGCCCCTCACGGCAGACAAGGGGTTCAATTTTGCGGCCCTAGAAAGCTCGTTCGATGATTACGTGCATATGCCAGGGCGGAAGTTTTCATCTGGC ATCTCCCCGGACGGCGGAATCTCACAAGACGACAACGAAGTCCGACGCGACGTGACCCGCGATTGGACGATGATCGAACCGTTGCGTGGAGTCAACAAGATCCCCGCCTTGCTGCCGGGCAAATCGGGActcaaccccaaccagcCCATTCCTGCAATACCGGGATTCGACCCGGGAAGTTTCACAATGCGATTACTGTTGGATAATGCACATGGGTCAAGCAGCAGGTACGCGCATGTGACATCGGAAGTGACCAACGTACGAAATGGGCAGCGAACCGAGCGACGAATGGAGCGACGAAGCAAgggaaataataaatag